The Hymenobacter baengnokdamensis genome includes a region encoding these proteins:
- a CDS encoding Rne/Rng family ribonuclease: MSNELIINSTPEGERIALLQDKRLIEYHFDRNDTNYAVGDIFLGTVRKVMPGLNAAFVDIGSEKDAFLHYGDLGEQFPSLTKWVGSVLKHQTQTSGLENFKLEAPLEKVGKADSVFKKGQNLLVQVVKEPISTKGPRVSTDISMAGRYLVLMPFTNSISVSKKIVSKAERDRLKRLIASIKPEGFGVIIRTVAEGHEVAELDRDMQSMVENWETLYTNLRKGQPRDKMLGELGRTSSMLRDMLNESFDSIVVDTPARFEEMKEYVHKIAPDRVGLVKLHNTKVKVFEHLGIEKQLKTLFGKTVSVPGGGYLVIEHTEALHVVDVNSGSKSNQENDQEATALMINLLAAKEVARQLRLRDMGGIIVVDFIDMRAAESRKKVEDAVYNIMKQDKAKFTILPITKFGLMQITRQRVRPAETIITGEVCPTCGGTGKISASIQVTDEIDNSIDDLLVNQNQAGITLYVHPFLHAYYTKGLVSRQMKWYLKYYKWVKVMKDTALGLTDFRIEDEHGEQIELHSAAGAMARAQDREVVVEDV, encoded by the coding sequence TTGAGCAATGAATTAATTATCAACTCTACTCCCGAGGGGGAGCGCATTGCCTTGCTCCAGGATAAGCGGCTGATTGAGTATCACTTCGACCGCAACGACACTAACTATGCGGTAGGTGACATCTTCCTGGGGACCGTGCGCAAGGTAATGCCCGGCCTGAACGCGGCTTTTGTGGATATTGGCTCCGAAAAAGATGCCTTTCTGCACTACGGCGACTTAGGCGAGCAATTTCCTTCCCTTACTAAATGGGTAGGTAGCGTGCTGAAGCACCAGACCCAGACTTCGGGCCTGGAAAATTTTAAGCTCGAAGCTCCGCTGGAAAAAGTGGGCAAGGCCGACAGCGTGTTCAAAAAAGGCCAGAACCTGCTCGTGCAGGTAGTCAAAGAGCCGATTTCGACGAAAGGGCCACGCGTGAGCACCGATATTTCGATGGCCGGCCGCTACCTCGTGCTGATGCCGTTTACGAACAGCATCTCGGTGTCGAAGAAAATAGTGAGCAAGGCTGAGCGCGACCGGCTTAAGCGCCTCATTGCCAGCATTAAGCCCGAGGGATTTGGGGTAATCATTCGTACCGTGGCCGAAGGGCACGAGGTGGCCGAGCTCGACCGCGACATGCAAAGCATGGTCGAAAACTGGGAAACGCTCTATACCAACCTGCGCAAAGGCCAGCCCCGCGATAAAATGCTGGGGGAGCTGGGTCGCACTTCCTCTATGCTGCGCGACATGCTCAATGAGTCGTTCGACTCGATTGTGGTGGATACGCCGGCCCGCTTTGAGGAGATGAAGGAGTATGTGCATAAAATAGCGCCCGACCGCGTGGGGCTGGTAAAGCTGCACAACACCAAAGTTAAAGTATTTGAGCACCTGGGCATTGAGAAACAGCTTAAGACGCTGTTTGGTAAAACGGTGAGTGTGCCCGGCGGCGGCTACCTCGTGATAGAGCACACCGAGGCGCTCCACGTGGTAGACGTAAACTCGGGCTCGAAGAGCAACCAGGAGAACGACCAGGAGGCCACTGCGCTCATGATTAACCTGCTGGCCGCTAAAGAAGTGGCCCGGCAGCTGCGCCTGCGCGACATGGGGGGCATCATCGTGGTAGACTTTATCGACATGCGGGCCGCTGAGAGCCGCAAAAAGGTGGAGGACGCGGTGTACAACATCATGAAGCAGGATAAAGCCAAGTTCACCATCCTGCCCATTACCAAGTTTGGCCTGATGCAGATAACCCGGCAGCGGGTGCGGCCGGCCGAAACCATCATCACCGGCGAGGTGTGCCCAACCTGCGGCGGCACCGGCAAGATTTCGGCCTCCATTCAGGTAACCGACGAGATTGACAATAGCATCGACGACCTGCTGGTGAATCAAAACCAGGCGGGCATTACGCTGTATGTGCACCCTTTCCTGCATGCTTACTATACCAAAGGCCTGGTAAGCCGCCAGATGAAGTGGTATTTGAAATACTACAAGTGGGTGAAGGTAATGAAAGATACTGCTTTGGGGCTCACCGACTTCCGTATCGAGGACGAGCACGGCGAGCAGATTGAGCTGCACTCGGCGGCCGGCGCCATGGCCAGGGCGCAGGACCGGGAAGTAGTAGTGGAGGATGTCTGA
- a CDS encoding HAD family hydrolase: MTSAPCSIIYLAYGSEELQAEALYSILSYYKVAQQPAQLLIYTDSPASFNQVFGDHAGIIYPNVTPAEWQSWRGSSNKVYLLKAGVLSHAGRHYPGNLLFVDTDTIWLADPAPLFTHIENGQCIMHVSEGRLATGNQLSRKVYRHLKNHTFVVGETQYTVTKNTVLYNSGVIGLLSAATRADEVILLADQLYATYNKHMMEQLAFGMWLATTGPIREAAPYVLHYWNLKAARPQLAQLLRAYAGKSLDEFYARATALNLAQLHRAEMAYRECPSWQRTLLKLLGRHWQMPTASH; the protein is encoded by the coding sequence ATGACCAGCGCTCCATGCTCTATTATCTACCTGGCTTACGGCTCCGAAGAGCTTCAGGCAGAGGCATTATATAGCATTCTTTCATATTATAAGGTAGCGCAGCAGCCCGCGCAGCTACTGATTTATACCGACTCGCCAGCTTCATTTAACCAGGTATTTGGCGACCATGCCGGTATTATCTACCCCAACGTGACCCCGGCCGAATGGCAAAGCTGGCGGGGCAGCAGCAACAAGGTCTATTTGCTGAAAGCGGGCGTGTTGAGTCATGCCGGCCGGCACTACCCCGGCAACCTGCTCTTCGTCGATACCGATACTATCTGGCTTGCCGACCCGGCTCCACTCTTCACCCATATAGAGAATGGCCAGTGCATCATGCACGTTAGCGAAGGGCGGCTGGCCACTGGCAACCAGCTGAGCCGAAAAGTATACCGGCACCTGAAAAACCACACGTTTGTGGTGGGCGAAACCCAGTATACCGTTACGAAAAACACTGTCTTATATAACTCAGGGGTAATTGGCTTGCTGTCGGCGGCTACGCGCGCAGACGAAGTAATACTACTGGCCGACCAGCTATATGCTACTTATAACAAGCATATGATGGAGCAGCTGGCATTCGGCATGTGGCTCGCAACGACCGGGCCTATCCGCGAGGCGGCGCCTTATGTGCTCCACTATTGGAATTTGAAAGCCGCCCGCCCGCAGCTGGCGCAGCTGCTCCGCGCCTACGCCGGCAAGTCGCTGGATGAGTTTTATGCACGAGCTACGGCCCTGAACCTTGCGCAGCTGCACCGGGCTGAGATGGCGTACCGCGAATGCCCGTCGTGGCAGCGCACGCTGCTGAAGCTGCTGGGCCGCCACTGGCAAATGCCGACTGCCAGCCATTAG
- a CDS encoding glycosyltransferase family 4 protein: MHIAVFSQYHTSPDCPATSRHYTLLAELAKHHRLTLLTTPAWRSQQLTQEFAWVPPGIELREAAIPYENKMGPARRALAFAQYAAWAVRAGRRIDRPDVVWGISTPLTAAWAAARVARRWQVPWVFEVQDLWPSFPIAMGAVPTALARRQLFALEKRLYESAAHIVPLSPDMSAYVAGLGIAESKITTLLNGTDLDLAARATPAAVAALRRAQGLQGQNVVLYAGTFGRANDMPTVIAAAEQLVAADPAATFLFLGHGYYAPLVAAAAARWPGRIRLVGAQPRHAIFSWFALAEVAVVSFLDMPVLDTNSPAKLYDALAVGTPIIVTNNGWTKTLVAEHGCGWYSPAGDATALAARLAAVLAATESRREAGQRGRKLAITQFDRLVLAEQMRHILERAARPV; this comes from the coding sequence ATGCACATCGCTGTTTTCAGCCAGTACCATACCAGCCCCGACTGCCCGGCCACCAGTCGGCACTACACGCTGCTGGCTGAGCTGGCCAAGCATCATCGGCTGACGCTGCTGACTACGCCGGCCTGGCGAAGCCAGCAGCTGACGCAGGAGTTCGCCTGGGTACCGCCGGGGATAGAGTTACGCGAAGCGGCGATTCCGTATGAAAACAAGATGGGGCCGGCTCGCCGGGCGCTGGCTTTTGCGCAATATGCAGCCTGGGCGGTGCGGGCCGGGCGGCGCATCGACCGGCCCGACGTAGTTTGGGGCATCAGCACTCCGCTGACGGCGGCCTGGGCGGCCGCCCGCGTGGCTCGCCGCTGGCAGGTGCCGTGGGTGTTTGAGGTGCAGGACCTGTGGCCCTCTTTTCCGATTGCCATGGGGGCCGTGCCAACTGCCCTGGCCCGGCGCCAACTATTTGCGCTGGAAAAGCGGCTCTACGAAAGCGCGGCGCATATTGTGCCGCTCTCGCCCGATATGAGTGCTTATGTCGCCGGCTTAGGCATTGCGGAAAGCAAAATCACTACCTTACTCAATGGCACCGACCTCGACCTGGCTGCCCGGGCCACCCCGGCAGCGGTAGCTGCCCTGCGCCGGGCCCAGGGCCTGCAAGGCCAAAACGTAGTGCTTTATGCCGGCACCTTCGGCCGGGCCAACGATATGCCGACGGTAATTGCCGCTGCCGAGCAGCTGGTGGCTGCCGACCCGGCAGCCACATTCCTGTTTTTGGGCCACGGCTACTATGCGCCCCTGGTGGCCGCCGCTGCCGCCCGCTGGCCGGGGCGGATTCGGCTGGTGGGCGCGCAGCCACGGCACGCTATATTCAGCTGGTTTGCGCTGGCTGAGGTAGCGGTGGTATCGTTTCTGGATATGCCCGTGCTCGATACCAATTCACCGGCTAAGCTCTACGACGCCCTGGCCGTAGGTACGCCGATAATTGTCACGAATAACGGGTGGACTAAAACCCTGGTGGCCGAGCACGGCTGCGGCTGGTATTCGCCGGCCGGCGATGCGACGGCACTAGCGGCGCGGCTGGCAGCGGTGCTGGCAGCTACCGAAAGCCGCCGGGAAGCCGGCCAGCGCGGGCGGAAGCTGGCAATAACTCAATTTGACCGCTTGGTACTGGCCGAGCAAATGCGGCATATTCTGGAACGGGCCGCCCGGCCGGTGTAA
- a CDS encoding gliding motility protein GldB-related protein, protein MSLALVAGAMLAGCQRDPEGGCRPDPASNAPAAPVVLRHLERPFFQIKNPAEGLQFIRANPVFARYYLQAGQAPIDTLAKALAQLATNPALQKLSQQTAAAFADSAGLHRELGALFGRVKYYFPDFKAPAVAATYVSGLMGKDIYVNDSLLVISLDWFAGPQASYRPDLPGYMLRRYRPAYVLPTLALAVSSKYNRHQLTATSMLDQMVDQGKRLYFAGQMLPCTPDSLLIGFTGKELKNVKFNEARIWGHFLENNLLYTTTPFVIQKYVGERPNVPEIDRTCPGRVGQWVGLQIIRKYMSEHSDVTLPQLMAQKDAQRLLNDSHYRPKK, encoded by the coding sequence ATGAGCCTGGCGCTGGTGGCCGGGGCAATGCTGGCCGGTTGCCAGCGCGACCCGGAAGGTGGCTGCCGCCCCGACCCGGCCAGCAATGCCCCGGCCGCCCCGGTGGTCCTGCGCCACCTCGAACGGCCTTTCTTCCAGATTAAAAATCCGGCCGAAGGGTTGCAGTTTATCCGGGCTAATCCCGTTTTTGCTCGCTATTATCTGCAGGCCGGGCAGGCCCCGATCGATACGCTGGCCAAGGCTTTGGCGCAGCTGGCTACCAACCCGGCTTTGCAGAAGCTGAGCCAGCAAACCGCGGCCGCGTTTGCCGATTCGGCCGGGCTGCACCGTGAGTTGGGGGCGCTTTTTGGGCGGGTGAAGTATTATTTTCCCGATTTTAAAGCGCCGGCCGTAGCCGCTACGTACGTAAGCGGGCTAATGGGCAAGGACATCTATGTAAACGACAGTCTGCTGGTAATCAGCCTCGACTGGTTTGCCGGCCCCCAGGCCAGCTACCGGCCCGACCTGCCCGGCTATATGCTGCGGCGCTACCGGCCGGCCTACGTGCTGCCCACGCTGGCGCTGGCCGTATCGAGCAAGTACAACCGCCATCAGCTCACGGCTACGTCGATGCTCGACCAGATGGTAGACCAGGGCAAGCGCCTCTATTTTGCCGGCCAGATGCTGCCCTGCACCCCCGACTCGCTGCTCATCGGCTTTACGGGCAAAGAGCTGAAAAATGTTAAGTTTAACGAAGCCCGCATCTGGGGGCATTTTCTGGAGAATAACCTGCTGTACACGACTACGCCGTTCGTGATTCAGAAGTACGTAGGGGAGCGGCCTAATGTGCCCGAGATAGACCGCACCTGCCCCGGCCGCGTGGGCCAGTGGGTGGGCTTGCAGATAATACGCAAGTACATGAGTGAGCACTCCGATGTGACGCTGCCCCAGCTTATGGCGCAAAAAGATGCGCAGCGTCTGCTCAACGACTCGCATTACCGGCCCAAAAAGTAA
- a CDS encoding translocation/assembly module TamB domain-containing protein, with translation MSVYLRRFLYVIFGLIALVLLAVIGIVVYLQFPSGQDFVARRAEGYLRDKLHTEVRLGTFRTDFRHAINFDNVYMADQQRDTLLSVGHLGVSIDIFALLHKQVNIKDVELENGRVRLTRTEPDSVNNYDFIIKAFSSPATPADTAKSTLKYDIGKVHLSNILFTQQDQVAGSDLRAKLGDLLVNMDEVDVNNSVYKVDNAALRHSFIRMDQTKTAPQLAANQPTKPLSLTFGLNKATLEDVGFTYKNDPAAQYIDTRIGLADVTTRNIDLIKEHIDLDKLTLKNTTFAYSQNKNVPVAQRVINPAEAVRKVDAAVQQATVEPLKWRVTLNQSDISQLAVNFDNFNDPKLKSRYPALDYSHLHFTDLVLNTRDLTFTGNRTTVKIDDLAGKDQSGFAISSARANVEYDSVQIRLDSLDLITPNSRIRRSLGMRYKSLGAIAKDLPNLGLNGDLRNTRLGFRDVLYLVPSLAGTPPFTTGPNQSVLLSGLVSGRLGDLTIQDFDFVGLRNTVVQARRAHIVGLPNVDGRLYTDLDIQRFSTTRADLLSVLPKGTVPDNISIPPTLALSGTFKGRPTTLAFDTNLKLRSTYGNMAFSGKLGARQANGQQPLVGTFAVQSFDAGKLLKNPSLGPITGTGRINATGNLQDPSTLVGKLTANIQSARYNGYTYHGVTTAVDIDRSKYTIAASSHSDPNLDLDLKAVVNLRDAKNPSYEVTSLNLRGVNLSALGFYTGGSLQVKGDLAANLRGSSLNTINGTFSGNHIVVVKDKQPFALDSVRGSIVQTASRTAVDFNSNVAAAKLDGNVHLGDLATELEKHVNRYFHLDGVTPFRDPSANRQFTYSLRVKKPRLLTQFVAGLKRLSPFTLAGDYSRAAARLTAQTNIRFIRYNNYRLDSLKLDVSSDPRKLDYALHLARARQDTSLTLRRPSVVGFLADNKINTRVAILGDSSNRERLALAGTVEALEQHGHDAYQFVAGPDQIINYDKWTAGAGNYVRYNADGTIVANALRLSNGSSALVVQSQDPAVNTSPLAVRFEQFNLGIVSRALGRADSTLGGTLNGEAVARGLGTKKQAFTANLTIKDLLYNKIVLGDLALQASNPVADRYDVNARLTGGGGNDVTVHGAYQTTGNTPLNFVADVARLNVKTAEPFSAGQLSQGTGFVSGRLTIAGTTSAPQVRGQLTTSPDAGFVVPQLGSPFRLVSQPVTFDDKGIAFNNFTVLDSAGNKAVANGYLLTKNLLDYAFDLHVTTTKFLAVKSKRSKANTLYYGRLVADSDTRLTGPLSLIKIDTRATVDEGSDLTVENPAADPSVVAREGIVQFVDLKPKPKPHLVAEAEPDSANTSSFGYDLTATITITDKTPFTIIVDPVSGDNLRVRAAGTLTTTLDPSGNLTLTGRLDVRRGKYKLSLYGLATREFTITNGSYLVWTGDPYNADLNLTAAYRVKAAPADLLAAQGTLDPTASTVSRNLMPFNVLIKVTDQLSKPTIGFDITQPASSTSSPVGAEVEAVLGNLRQPSQTSELSKQVFSLLVLGRFIQQNPFETTAGEGIVASQLRGSVSQVLTDQLQNLTGKYLAGLGIDLGVTNQADYSSGSAQGRTDLNVAVRRQLLNNRLTVRLGTDVPLSGNTGTQATQGSSAASNFAGDISLEYTLLADGRLRLRAYRQNSYEDIDGAIVLTGASLVFQRDYNNFKDLFEKVSREVKQERRQNSKQEKKDKDEQKRHEQHLNDSTAAANGAIRRDTTKKN, from the coding sequence GTGTCAGTCTATCTACGACGCTTTTTGTACGTAATTTTTGGGTTAATCGCGCTGGTGCTGCTGGCCGTGATTGGGATAGTAGTGTACCTGCAATTTCCATCGGGCCAGGACTTTGTGGCCCGCCGGGCCGAAGGCTACCTCCGCGACAAGCTGCACACCGAAGTGCGCCTCGGCACTTTTCGCACCGATTTTCGCCACGCTATAAACTTCGACAATGTGTATATGGCCGACCAGCAGCGCGACACGCTGCTTTCGGTGGGCCACCTGGGCGTGAGCATCGATATTTTTGCCTTGCTGCACAAGCAGGTGAATATCAAAGATGTGGAGCTGGAAAATGGCCGCGTGCGCCTGACTCGCACCGAGCCGGACAGCGTCAACAACTACGACTTTATTATTAAGGCCTTCAGCAGCCCGGCCACGCCGGCCGATACGGCTAAGTCGACCCTGAAGTACGATATCGGCAAGGTTCATTTGAGCAATATCCTGTTTACGCAGCAAGACCAGGTGGCCGGCTCCGACCTGCGGGCCAAGCTCGGCGACCTGCTCGTGAACATGGACGAGGTAGATGTCAATAACTCGGTTTATAAGGTGGATAACGCGGCCCTGCGGCACTCGTTTATCCGCATGGACCAGACCAAAACTGCCCCGCAGCTGGCCGCCAACCAGCCCACTAAGCCGCTGAGCCTCACATTCGGACTGAATAAGGCCACGCTGGAGGATGTGGGCTTTACGTACAAGAACGACCCGGCGGCGCAGTATATCGACACCCGTATCGGGCTGGCCGACGTGACAACCAGGAACATCGACCTGATTAAGGAGCACATCGACCTGGATAAGCTGACGCTTAAGAACACCACGTTTGCCTATTCCCAGAACAAGAATGTGCCAGTGGCGCAGCGCGTTATCAACCCTGCCGAGGCCGTGCGCAAAGTGGATGCCGCCGTGCAGCAGGCCACCGTCGAGCCCCTGAAATGGCGCGTCACGCTCAATCAGTCGGACATCAGCCAGCTGGCGGTAAATTTTGACAACTTCAACGACCCCAAGCTGAAAAGCCGCTATCCGGCACTCGACTACAGCCACCTGCACTTCACGGATTTGGTGCTGAATACCCGTGACTTAACCTTTACCGGCAACCGCACCACAGTGAAGATTGACGACCTGGCGGGCAAGGACCAGAGCGGCTTCGCCATCAGCTCGGCGCGGGCCAATGTGGAGTACGACTCGGTGCAGATTCGGCTCGACAGCCTCGATTTGATAACGCCCAACTCGCGCATCCGGCGCAGCCTGGGCATGCGCTATAAAAGCCTGGGCGCTATCGCGAAAGACCTGCCCAACCTGGGCCTGAACGGCGATTTGCGCAATACCCGCCTGGGCTTCCGCGACGTGCTGTACCTGGTGCCGAGCCTGGCCGGCACGCCGCCCTTTACCACCGGCCCCAACCAAAGCGTGCTGTTGAGCGGGCTGGTGAGCGGCCGGCTGGGCGACTTAACTATTCAGGACTTTGATTTTGTGGGGCTGCGCAATACGGTGGTGCAGGCGCGGCGGGCGCACATCGTGGGCCTCCCCAACGTGGACGGCCGCCTGTATACCGACCTGGATATTCAGCGCTTCAGCACTACGCGGGCCGACTTGCTGAGCGTGCTGCCCAAGGGCACCGTGCCCGATAATATTAGTATTCCCCCTACCCTTGCGCTGAGCGGCACCTTTAAGGGGCGGCCCACTACGCTGGCCTTCGATACCAACCTGAAGCTGCGCTCGACCTATGGCAACATGGCCTTTTCGGGTAAGCTGGGGGCCAGGCAGGCCAATGGCCAGCAGCCGCTGGTGGGTACCTTTGCGGTGCAAAGCTTTGATGCGGGTAAGCTGCTGAAAAACCCGTCGCTGGGCCCCATTACGGGCACCGGGCGCATTAATGCCACCGGCAACCTGCAAGACCCGAGCACGCTGGTGGGCAAGCTCACGGCAAATATTCAAAGCGCAAGATATAACGGCTATACCTACCACGGCGTAACCACGGCCGTGGATATCGACCGTAGCAAATACACCATCGCCGCCAGCAGCCACTCCGACCCCAACCTCGACCTCGACCTGAAGGCCGTGGTGAACCTGCGCGACGCCAAAAACCCCAGCTACGAAGTAACCTCGCTGAACCTGCGCGGCGTAAACCTCTCGGCGCTGGGCTTTTATACCGGCGGCAGCCTGCAGGTGAAGGGCGACCTGGCGGCCAACCTGCGCGGCTCCAGCCTGAACACGATAAACGGCACGTTCAGCGGCAATCACATTGTGGTTGTAAAAGACAAGCAGCCGTTTGCGCTCGACTCGGTGCGCGGCAGCATTGTGCAAACCGCCAGCCGCACGGCAGTCGATTTCAACTCGAACGTGGCGGCGGCGAAGCTCGATGGCAACGTGCACCTGGGCGACCTGGCCACTGAGTTGGAAAAGCACGTTAACCGCTACTTTCACCTTGATGGCGTGACGCCGTTCCGCGACCCGAGCGCCAACCGGCAGTTTACGTATTCGCTGCGCGTAAAGAAGCCCCGCCTGCTGACCCAGTTCGTGGCGGGCCTGAAGCGGCTGTCGCCCTTCACGCTGGCCGGCGACTACAGTCGCGCCGCCGCCCGCCTCACAGCTCAGACAAATATTAGGTTTATCAGATATAACAACTACCGGCTCGATTCGCTGAAGCTGGACGTGAGTTCGGACCCGCGTAAGCTTGACTACGCGCTGCATCTGGCCCGCGCCCGCCAGGACACCAGCCTGACCCTGCGCCGGCCCAGCGTAGTTGGCTTTCTGGCTGATAATAAGATAAATACCCGCGTGGCCATTCTGGGCGACAGTAGCAACCGCGAGCGGCTGGCGCTGGCCGGCACGGTGGAGGCGCTGGAGCAGCACGGCCACGATGCGTACCAGTTTGTGGCCGGGCCCGACCAGATTATCAACTACGACAAATGGACGGCCGGCGCGGGTAATTACGTGCGCTACAATGCCGACGGCACCATTGTGGCCAATGCCCTGCGCCTGAGCAACGGCAGCTCGGCACTGGTAGTGCAAAGCCAGGACCCGGCCGTAAACACCTCGCCGCTGGCCGTGCGCTTCGAGCAGTTCAATCTGGGCATCGTGAGCCGCGCCCTCGGACGGGCCGACTCCACGCTGGGCGGCACGCTGAACGGCGAAGCCGTAGCGCGGGGCCTGGGCACCAAAAAGCAAGCCTTCACAGCCAACCTCACCATTAAGGATTTACTATATAATAAAATTGTCCTGGGCGACCTGGCTTTGCAGGCCAGCAACCCCGTGGCCGACCGCTACGACGTAAATGCCCGCCTCACCGGGGGCGGCGGCAACGACGTAACGGTGCACGGCGCGTACCAGACCACCGGCAACACACCGCTCAACTTCGTGGCTGACGTGGCGCGGCTGAACGTGAAAACGGCCGAGCCGTTCTCGGCCGGGCAGCTAAGTCAGGGCACCGGCTTTGTGAGCGGGCGGCTGACGATAGCCGGCACCACCAGCGCGCCGCAGGTACGCGGCCAGCTCACGACCTCGCCCGATGCGGGCTTCGTAGTGCCGCAGCTCGGCTCGCCGTTCCGGCTAGTGAGCCAGCCCGTAACCTTCGACGATAAAGGCATTGCCTTCAACAACTTTACGGTGCTCGACTCGGCCGGCAACAAGGCGGTGGCCAATGGCTACCTGCTTACCAAAAACCTGCTTGACTACGCGTTTGACCTGCACGTAACAACTACTAAGTTTCTGGCGGTGAAGAGCAAGCGCAGCAAGGCCAATACGCTCTACTATGGCCGCCTGGTAGCCGATTCGGATACGCGCCTGACGGGGCCGCTGTCGCTGATTAAGATTGACACCCGCGCTACGGTGGACGAAGGCTCGGACCTGACGGTGGAAAACCCCGCCGCCGACCCCAGCGTGGTGGCCCGCGAAGGCATCGTGCAGTTTGTGGACCTCAAGCCCAAACCCAAGCCCCACCTGGTTGCCGAAGCTGAGCCCGACTCGGCCAATACCAGCTCGTTTGGCTATGACCTGACGGCCACGATTACGATAACCGATAAAACCCCTTTCACCATTATCGTAGACCCGGTGAGTGGCGACAACTTGCGCGTGCGGGCCGCCGGCACGCTCACTACCACCCTCGACCCCAGCGGCAACCTGACGCTGACCGGCCGCCTCGACGTGCGCCGGGGCAAGTACAAGCTCTCGCTCTATGGCCTGGCTACCAGGGAATTTACCATTACCAACGGCTCGTACCTGGTGTGGACCGGCGACCCCTACAACGCCGACCTCAACCTGACGGCCGCTTACCGCGTGAAGGCTGCCCCCGCCGACCTGCTGGCCGCGCAGGGCACCCTCGACCCCACGGCCAGCACGGTATCGCGCAATCTGATGCCGTTCAACGTACTGATTAAGGTAACTGACCAGCTTAGCAAGCCTACTATCGGGTTCGATATCACGCAGCCGGCCAGCTCGACCAGCAGCCCCGTGGGAGCCGAGGTGGAGGCCGTGCTCGGCAACCTGCGCCAGCCCAGCCAGACCTCGGAGCTGAGCAAGCAGGTATTTTCGCTGCTGGTGCTGGGGCGCTTTATTCAGCAGAATCCGTTTGAAACCACGGCTGGCGAAGGCATTGTGGCCAGCCAGCTGCGCGGCTCGGTCAGCCAGGTGCTCACCGACCAGCTCCAGAACCTGACCGGCAAATACCTGGCCGGACTGGGAATTGATTTGGGCGTGACCAACCAGGCCGACTACAGCAGCGGCTCGGCCCAGGGCCGCACCGACCTCAACGTGGCCGTGCGCCGGCAGCTGCTCAACAACCGCCTCACCGTGCGCCTGGGCACCGACGTGCCGCTGAGCGGCAACACCGGCACGCAGGCCACCCAGGGCAGCAGCGCCGCCAGCAACTTCGCCGGCGATATCAGCCTCGAATACACGCTGCTGGCCGACGGCCGCCTGCGGCTGCGCGCCTACCGCCAGAACAGCTACGAAGATATCGACGGAGCCATTGTGCTCACGGGCGCGTCGCTGGTTTTTCAGCGCGACTACAACAATTTCAAGGATTTGTTTGAGAAAGTGAGCCGCGAGGTGAAGCAGGAGCGCCGCCAGAACAGCAAGCAGGAGAAGAAGGATAAAGACGAGCAGAAGCGCCACGAGCAGCACCTCAACGACTCGACGGCCGCTGCGAACGGGGCCATACGCCGCGATACTACCAAGAAGAATTAG
- a CDS encoding porin family protein, which translates to MKKILLTAAAMALTSTAFAQVEIGLKVSPSISYFRTSSPSSTSFQSESSKFSFGGGVFLDYFFGENYAFNTGLFLTGKGGTFSYLENGLAVPPTPAARVSQKIAIQYLEIPLTLKLFTNEVAPATRVFFQVGGSVGFPVSTRVNGDKFYTDPYNGNAQTDASAHVFPVDAGLIGGLGLEYQLGKSTKVLTGLSYHHGLVNLDHYFERTRGFSDVTIKNSVFALDLGLKF; encoded by the coding sequence ATGAAGAAAATTCTGCTCACTGCGGCGGCGATGGCGCTCACTTCTACTGCCTTCGCTCAGGTCGAAATTGGCCTGAAAGTATCGCCTTCTATCTCCTACTTCCGAACCAGCTCCCCATCCAGCACCTCTTTCCAAAGCGAGAGCAGCAAGTTTAGCTTTGGGGGCGGGGTATTTCTGGATTACTTCTTCGGCGAAAACTATGCCTTTAATACCGGTTTGTTTCTGACCGGTAAAGGGGGTACGTTCTCTTATCTGGAAAATGGTCTGGCCGTGCCACCAACTCCTGCCGCACGGGTCAGCCAAAAAATTGCTATTCAATACCTGGAGATACCCCTGACGCTTAAGCTGTTTACCAACGAAGTGGCCCCGGCTACCAGAGTGTTTTTCCAGGTAGGCGGCTCGGTGGGCTTTCCGGTTTCAACGCGCGTCAATGGGGATAAATTCTATACCGACCCCTATAATGGCAATGCCCAAACTGATGCTTCGGCCCACGTTTTCCCGGTCGATGCCGGGCTGATTGGTGGCCTCGGGCTTGAGTATCAACTGGGCAAAAGCACCAAAGTGCTCACCGGCCTCAGCTACCACCACGGCTTGGTCAACCTCGACCACTACTTTGAGCGCACCCGGGGCTTTAGCGATGTTACTATTAAAAACAGCGTTTTTGCCCTGGACCTGGGGTTGAAATTCTAA